The DNA sequence TATTAATACAGTATATTGTAATACAAAAGCCTAAAATACAGATATTTATGTTTCATTTATCTAAAGCTAATTACCCTTAGAAAATTGCTGAGTACTCGGAAAACAATGAAACAATTGAACAATTTATTTATTAACTTTGTGAACGGTTACAATTATTAAAGTACAATCATTAAAATAGAAGCTATTTTATTTCTTCCATTTTTCAGGATTTTTTTTCCATTCAATTAATGTACTTAATTCTTTTTTCTCAATATATCCGGTTTCTTCGGCTAATTTAATTAAATCATCATAATTGCTTAATGTAATAAGTTTACAATTAGATTTTTTGAAATTTTCTTTTGCAACATTAAACCCATAAGTAAAAATAGCTACCATTCCTAATATTTCGCACTCTTCCTTTCTAATTGCATCAACAGCTTTAAGACTACTACCTCCGGTTGATATTAAATCTTCAACAACTACAACTTTTTTACCTTTTTCAATTGTGCCTTCAATCATATTTTTTAATCCATGACTTTTAGCATCAGGTCTGACATAAATAAATGATAAATTTAATTCATCAGCCACCAAAGCACCTTGTGCTATTGCTCCGGTTGCAACACCTGCAATGATTTCAGTATCTGGAAAATTTTCTTTTATTATCTCAACAAAAGCTTTTTTTATAATATTTCTTACCTTTGGAAAAGAAAGAGTTTTCCTGTTATCACAATAAATTGGCGACTTAATTCCTGATGCCCATATAAAAGGATTTGTTGTATTAAATTTAATTGCTTTAATTTGTAGTAAATTTTGAGCTATATTTCTTGATAAATTATTATTTTCCATAGTCCTGCAAATGTATAAAGTTTTTTTTAACGATAATATTATTTTTTTATCAGATGATATTAAACATCATTTTGACTCAGATAATAGTCTTTTGTATCCTTATGAAGATTATTGTAATCTTGAAATTGTTTTTAAAATAATCGAAAATAATAATTTACAATATGATATTTGCCTGTTTAACAGTAATTTAGAGAATATTTGGACAAATTTTTTATCTTATTTTAAAATAATAGAAGCTGCCGGTGGATTAGTTAAAAATAATGATGGACATGTTTTAATAATAGAACGTTATAATAAATGGGACCTTCCAAAAGGGAAAATCAATAAAA is a window from the Bacteroidales bacterium genome containing:
- a CDS encoding orotate phosphoribosyltransferase; translation: MENNNLSRNIAQNLLQIKAIKFNTTNPFIWASGIKSPIYCDNRKTLSFPKVRNIIKKAFVEIIKENFPDTEIIAGVATGAIAQGALVADELNLSFIYVRPDAKSHGLKNMIEGTIEKGKKVVVVEDLISTGGSSLKAVDAIRKEECEILGMVAIFTYGFNVAKENFKKSNCKLITLSNYDDLIKLAEETGYIEKKELSTLIEWKKNPEKWKK
- a CDS encoding NUDIX domain-containing protein — its product is MYKVFFNDNIIFLSDDIKHHFDSDNSLLYPYEDYCNLEIVFKIIENNNLQYDICLFNSNLENIWTNFLSYFKIIEAAGGLVKNNDGHVLIIERYNKWDLPKGKINKNESIKDAAKREVSEECGITNLEITKELQATFHTYRLEEQRILKKTYWFEMKYTGNEELIPQKKENITKAKWHNISELDEVINNTYLSIIDVLKAGKLITFLT